One Eriocheir sinensis breed Jianghai 21 chromosome 32, ASM2467909v1, whole genome shotgun sequence genomic region harbors:
- the LOC127006217 gene encoding crustacean hyperglycemic hormones-like, protein MVAYRMTSTVALVVVVALGASILILPHAHARSAEGFGRMERLLGQLRGGGDSSAALGELRVAGEGPAGHPLDKRQAYDRSCKGIYDRSLFSKLEHVCDDCFNLYRSSHVASGCRENCYSNLVFRQCMDDLLLMDMFDEYAKAIRVVGRKK, encoded by the exons ACCTCGacggtggcgctggtggtggtggtagctctTGGCGCCTCGatcctcatcctcccccacgCACACGCCCGCTCAGCAGAAGGGTTCGGGCGCATGGAGAGGCTGTTGGGTCAACTGAGAGGCGGTGGGGACTCCTCAGCAGCGTTGGGAGAGCTGAGGGTAGCCGGGGAGGGACCAGCCGGCCACCCTCTGGATAAACGCCAGGCCTACGACCGCTCCTGCAAGGGCATCTACGACAGGTCCCTCTTCAGCAAGCTGGAACACGTGTGCGACGACTGCTTCAACCTCTACCGCTCGTCCCATGTCGCTAGTGGCTGCAG GGAAAACTGCTACAGCAACCTCGTCTTCCGCCAGTGCATGGACGATCTTCTCTTGATGGACATGTTCGACGAATATGCCAAGGCCATCCGGGTGGTTGGCAGGAAGAAGTAA